The genomic interval ACCCTGGATTTTGGGGCTATCGCTTGATTTTCAATATGGAAAGAAATCCCTTGCTTAAAGAAAAGGAAATTCGTCAAGCCATTGCCTATGGTATAGACCAAGAGGAAATGGTGGAAAAGGTGGCAAGGGGTGCAGCTATTGTAGGAAGTGCAGGATATTTACCAGAGGATCATATATGGCATAACCCAAAGGTAAAGAAGTATACCTTTAATGAAGAAGAGGCAAAGTCTTTGCTGGGAGACAAGAAACTATCCCTTCAGCTCTTGGTGGGGGATAGCAATCCAGAGGTAAGAATTGCAGAGTTAATGAAGATTAGTTTAAATAAAGTAGGTATCGAAGTAAATATTAAAAGTGTAGATATGAAGGCAAGGGACAATGCTGTAACCACCGGAGATTATGAATTAGCTTTAATCGGCCATGGTGGTTGGGGTGGTGACGCCGATGGTCTAAGGGTAAGATATGCTTCTGATGTAAAGAGTGACGGTTCCTCTGCTACAAATGCTATTCCCGGGTATGATAATCAAGAAATAAGAAGATTAGCAGAAGAACAACTAAGGGAAATGAATGTTGAGAAACGTAAGGAGCTTATCTTTGCACTACAGGAATTGATTGCAGAGGAGATTCCAATGATTCCTATTTACAATACCACTGGATATACCCTGTATCGACCTGAAACCTATGATGGCTGGATGTATATGTTTGATCATCATAGTGTCAGTCACAGCAAATTATCTTATCTAGAAAGAAAGTAGCTGTTTGGTTATGTTTAAGAAGGCAGAAATGACAAAAGCAAAGCAATATATTATAACCTTTCTATGTATTATAACATTAAATTTCTTTATTCCCAGGCTGATGCCTGGGGACCCCTTTACTTTTTTATCGGCAGAAGAAGGGCAGGTCCACACAGCTTTCTCCCATGAGGACATAGAAAAATACAAAGCCTATTATGGTCTAGATAAACCCTTAGGTCATCAATACATAAACTATGTAAAAAATATTTTTAAAGGGGATTTAGGTTATAGTATTTTTTATAAGGAAAAGGTACTTACAATTGTTATAGGAAGGATTCCTTGGACATTATTTTTAGTAATTTTAGCAATCATCAGCAGTTCTATTATAGGTGTTTTTCTGGGAAGCTTATCTGCCTACTGGAGGGATTCACCTATAGATAAATTTTTATATTTTTTCTTTATTACTTTATCTGAGATTCCTTCTTTTTTAGTAGCCTTTGTGTTGTTGTTCTTTTTATCTGCCCAATTGAAGCTTTTTCCATTATCGGGAGGTATGAGTCATTTTGTAGAATTCTCTTCTATGGGGGATAAAATTTGGGATATGATATATCATGCAATACTACCTTTGATAGCCTTAACTGTTACGAGAATAGGGGAATTTTATTTATTAACCCGTAACAGTATGATCCACGTATTACAAAAGGATTATATTAGAACTGCTAAGGGAAAAGGGTTAAAAAAAGCAAGAATTCTATTTCTTCATGGCTTTAGAAATGCTATACCCCCTGTAATTACTAGAATTTTTTTAAGTCTTGGTGGTATTTTAGGGGGAGCAGTTTTAGTAGAAAATGTATTTCGCTATCCAGGCATTGGGGGGCTAATAAGGCAGGCGGTATTTTTTCGAGACTATCCTTTAATACAGGGGATATTTTTAGTAATGACTTTATTGGTTTTAACAATGAATTATGTAGCAGAAATTGTTTATAAAAAATTAGACCCTAGGGTGAATTAGATGAAAAGTATATTCAATCGTGTTAAATATTTTTCTTTAGTAGGAAAACTATCTTTGTTCATTTTTTTGTTTTTTATTATTTTAGCAATTTTTGGTGGTTTCCTGTCTCCACACCCCTACGACATCCCATCAGGAGCTGCCCTGCAGCCACCCTCTAAAGGCCACTGGATGGGGACGGATGATTTAGGAATTGATCTTTGGGCGCAAATTTGTCATGGTGCTAGAATTAGTCTAACGGTGGGATTAGTAACGGCTTTTGTTGGGGTTGTCGGTGGAGGGATGCTGGGAATATACGCTGGGTATTATGGGGGGAAAATAGATGGTTGGATTATGCGACTAATAGATTTGATCATCGTTATTCCTGAATTGCCTATGATGATTGTATTGGGTGCTTTTTTTGGACCTAGCTTAAGAAATATTATTATTGTACTGAGCTTATTTTCCTGGACAACACCTGCTAGAATTATACGATCTAAAATATTATCCATAAAAGAAGAAAAGTATATAAAGATAGCAGAGGGTTATGGGGCAGGATTTTTATATATTACCAGCAAACATTTTTTACCTCAAGTGTTTTCGTTAATGATGGTAAATTTTATTAAACTA from Natronincola ferrireducens carries:
- a CDS encoding ABC transporter permease; amino-acid sequence: MTKAKQYIITFLCIITLNFFIPRLMPGDPFTFLSAEEGQVHTAFSHEDIEKYKAYYGLDKPLGHQYINYVKNIFKGDLGYSIFYKEKVLTIVIGRIPWTLFLVILAIISSSIIGVFLGSLSAYWRDSPIDKFLYFFFITLSEIPSFLVAFVLLFFLSAQLKLFPLSGGMSHFVEFSSMGDKIWDMIYHAILPLIALTVTRIGEFYLLTRNSMIHVLQKDYIRTAKGKGLKKARILFLHGFRNAIPPVITRIFLSLGGILGGAVLVENVFRYPGIGGLIRQAVFFRDYPLIQGIFLVMTLLVLTMNYVAEIVYKKLDPRVN
- a CDS encoding ABC transporter permease, which gives rise to MKSIFNRVKYFSLVGKLSLFIFLFFIILAIFGGFLSPHPYDIPSGAALQPPSKGHWMGTDDLGIDLWAQICHGARISLTVGLVTAFVGVVGGGMLGIYAGYYGGKIDGWIMRLIDLIIVIPELPMMIVLGAFFGPSLRNIIIVLSLFSWTTPARIIRSKILSIKEEKYIKIAEGYGAGFLYITSKHFLPQVFSLMMVNFIKLISKAIVAEAGLSFLGLGDPTSKSWGLMLNHALAFQGIYFTEFWKWWVLFPLGCTLMVVLSVSFVGKEIERKRVSTYGKATVNN